Genomic DNA from Prunus persica cultivar Lovell chromosome G1, Prunus_persica_NCBIv2, whole genome shotgun sequence:
agttaaataaaaatcattatCCCCTGTCAACACCACTAACTCAGAGAATAACCTAATttctcaccttttttttttcttccttattttttttttatacaacaAGTCAATATTGTTAAACATTATTTCAGAAGAATAATATGGGAATTACAAGAACTCCTGCAGTCTTTGTTTGTCTTCCAAAGTTGAGCAACGTCGTTGGCAATCTCAACAGCATCAGAGGCCGTTCCAAGAAGCCCTCTTCTTGTGAAGCCAACTGTGTAAAGTCCTTCACTTCCTCTCCAGCAGTCAGGAAAGGGTGTTTTGGGCATGCCATCTTTGGTGAAAAAATCACAACcctgaaattaaaattaataattttaataattttttaaaaaaatatgcatACTGCCTGAGAAGTAGCCATCATACATGAAGAGGCAaaccaaaatgcaaaaaaaaacccgacttgttttattcttttttgcaTGGAGAAAATAAGGGTTTTGTAGGTGTATGTGGCATGtgtccaagaaagaaagtgacAGGTGATGCAGAAAAAGATAGAAGTAAATACTAAAAAAAGTTGCAGCTGGGCATTGTCAAGCTTACCTTGAGCCAAGTAGGCACATTGCTTTTGTACCCAGTTGCTAAGATTATAGAATCAAACTCCTTTTCCTGTCCATTCATAAATCTGGCTCCATTTCTTGTTATCTCTTTCACACCTTCCACCACCACCTGCAATACCAACAAGTTAGCTATGAATCACAAACCattctttttggtttcctttttGGGTTGGTTAAAGGCTCAAAGCAAGTACCTTTATTTTGCCAGATTTTATCTGTGACAATGCTCCTACATCAAGCACGGGGGTTTTTCCTGTGGCATTTTTGAGCTCAATTGGACCAGTTTTTGGCCTCCTGAGGCCTAATTGGTCTGTGTTGCCTAGGATGATTGTGGCCAGTAGCAAGAGGACCTTGTCAACAAGTTTCAACGGCAGCCATTTGAGAAGTGCCATTGCAATTCCAAAGGTTGAGAAACCAAACATCTCTCTTGGTAGAACATGAACCTGTGGCATCAAAATTGCAAACATAAAtcaacaaaacccagaaaagaaaattatgctGAAACAATGTAGAGAGAGTGGAGGCTTACAGTGTTTCTAACAACCATATGAGGATTTGCATTGTGTCTGCAGAGGTCTAGGCTGACTTCCATGCCAGAATTTCCACAGCCAACAACCAAAACTCTTTGGTTTTTGAAATCAGAGCCAGATTTGTAGAGACTGGTGTGAAGAATAGGGCCTTGAAATTTCTCCATCCCACCAATTTCTGGTATCGCAGGCTCAGCATTCTCACCTGTGGCCACAATAAGCCACTTGGAAATGTACTCAAAATCTTGAGTCTTAACCCTCCAAAACCCAGAATCAAACTCAGCACTCTGAACAGCTTGGTTGAACTTGGGCTTGATTGAGAAGTGTGAAGCATAGGTTTCCATGTAGGAAATGAACTGGAATTTTGTTGGGTACCTTGGGAAATCTTCAGGGAAGCCCATGAGTGGAAGCTCACAGAATTGTTTGGGAAGGTGAAGCTTGAGGCGGTCGTAGGTCTTGTGCTGCCATAGAGAAGCTATGCAGTCACTTTTCTCAAGAATTAGCGAAGGGACGCCATGGTTGGAGAGGCAAGCAGCTGCTGCAAGACCAGATGGTCCTGCGCCTACAATTATAGGCCCttgaacaaacccacaatttGGTTGTTGTGGGTTTTCTTGTTGGTTTTCTTTACAAGAACCCATGTAGGAAAATCCCAAgaaaagtgagagagagagagagagagagagaggcttaaagagggaaagggaaagaaacctttgtgtttctttttaCTTGCTCTGTTTTGAAGACTCTGTTAAGGCTCTGTTTCTTTCACTCTGTTTTgctgaggaaaagaaaatcttgGGGGGTGGATGGATGAGGTGGGAAGGAATTTAAAGAGGGTGGGATGAAGGGTTTAGGGAAGTTCAATGCAAAGCGAATCAGCGGTCTGAGATGTCTGAGGACTGATGAGGACCTTTTAATGCATAGAGAACAGAGtaagcaaataaataaataaaaaaaccagagTTATTATGAGAAGTGATaggtagagagagaaacagagagaatgagagagagagagagagagagcggtGTAATGGAGGCGTGAAGGTTAAGAAAAAGGATTTGGTTCTCTTTCTCAAGGCTTCCTTCTCAGCTCTCTGTGTGCAGAGTTTTTGGGAGGGTAGAAGTTGTAGTAGTAGGCAATGGGGCGAAGGGGAGGTATAAATACATTTATGGGGGCTTTTAATTTAAGTTGAATTTTGGAGCATTGGACATGTCCCACTCGCACTTTACAACATCGGTTTGTACCCTCTCTGGCCAGTTCTTGTTTGGCCTCTTCAAACAGACATCGGCCAGCTGATTGAATTTAAACATGTAAATACCCAGTGAGAATGACTAAAGATGGTGGGTACAAAGAACGGGAGATGGAGATAAAAAAGTGCATATTGATCATCTAGTATGTGAAGGAGAAAACGTATAAACACCCTACTTTTGAAGCGATATGAGATTAGATTGTTATCCAAGTTTATATGGCACAATAATTTGATTTAGATTCCATATGAGACTATTAGGGCGATCAAAACTCAAATCGGTCAGATCAAtttctttcagttttttaCAAGGAACACAATTGTTATTTACTAATTAGTTTGATTCTTGGTTtgacaaaaactcaaaatccaaTAAGCTTACAAGTCattcaaaaaattaagggAGTAGTTGTTGCACCGCAGGAAGCAGCGGTGAGGAATATTTGCTTGTGTCAACAGCCGTCCGATCGCGTACTATTGCGCCACGTGGCATAACTCTTGCCGTCAAAGTAACAACACGAAAATGGTATTACAACATTTTGATGTCGATTGcattttaaaaagtaattttaCTAACAACTTGGGAGTGAGATGAGATTTGGACCCTTAtgtagccttttttttttagtgaactcCTATAGTGGTTTAAAGCAGTACATTATAGTCatgtgcttttttcttttctttttcgaaAAAAGTTTAGGGAAAGATTGGTCACTCTCACCACCAGCGTTAGGGCAAATTCACAACCTCAAGTCGGAATGATTTGTGTGTGGTATCCAATTACCAATTGCCAATGGTATGGATTTATGCAGGGAATACAGATCTCCAACCAAGGAAGACTACTAGAAGAGGGACTCGAACACTGATGGGGTTACGCACAGTGTAGGGACCTTATTAACTGAACCAACCCTTGTTGGCATAGtcatttgttcttctttttttgggggggtaAATGTCACGAGGTGTCCCCACACCCGAAGGGTAGAATTAATCCCCGCTCGAGGTTCAGCTTGCTACTGGCCACACAGTGCTTTCAACGAGTTTCGAACCCCTGCTATTGAAGTACTAGGTAGCTGGCCAGTTGAAGGTGGCAGTTTGTCAATCCCACCACACCTTGCAGTTTAGTCATGTGCTTTTAATTACATAAccaagttgaaattttgggtggaccaattccatgtttttttaaaaataattttttttaattgtagaTGTAGATTAGGTCAATTAACCACAACCCaagtaaattaaaataattttgtatagCTTAAactataatttatataaaataaaatgataatcGTAActaaaatatacatatgtgtACATGTACataattttgtattattataagaataaaaagaattttttttatagttataGATGTGGATTAGGTCAATTAATCACGatccaaataaattaaaataatttaatacagTTTAAATTATCgttgtataaaaaaatgataattgtAACTAAAATATACGTATGTGTACatgtaaataattttttactaTTATAACAATACTATTGTTTTTGGTAATGGTacttgtaataataataaaatacttttACTTTAAAAGTTAAACAGATGGCAGTCCTACAATTTTGTCCATTGATATAATTAAcatgaaaaaggaaagttttgtttttttggaaaCTTGTTGTctctaattatttattttgataactcagttattatatttaaaagaagaagaggctcCAAGGGAGGAACACTTTCCTCGACATTGGGAAGAAAATGAGTAGAGTCATGAGTGGTTTGGTATCGGTTATGTATTGATGTGAAGTTGTTGTCATGTAAAAATGTTGCATGAAAAAGTTCATAATACAGATAAAAAGATAAGAGACCCGACCGAAAATCTAAAAATCCCAACATTTATATTTTGTCTTTGGAGGCCAAAAGATATACATGCTGTCATTTGTTCCCTACCC
This window encodes:
- the LOC18791716 gene encoding probable indole-3-pyruvate monooxygenase YUCCA4, with amino-acid sequence MGSCKENQQENPQQPNCGFVQGPIIVGAGPSGLAAAACLSNHGVPSLILEKSDCIASLWQHKTYDRLKLHLPKQFCELPLMGFPEDFPRYPTKFQFISYMETYASHFSIKPKFNQAVQSAEFDSGFWRVKTQDFEYISKWLIVATGENAEPAIPEIGGMEKFQGPILHTSLYKSGSDFKNQRVLVVGCGNSGMEVSLDLCRHNANPHMVVRNTVHVLPREMFGFSTFGIAMALLKWLPLKLVDKVLLLLATIILGNTDQLGLRRPKTGPIELKNATGKTPVLDVGALSQIKSGKIKVVVEGVKEITRNGARFMNGQEKEFDSIILATGYKSNVPTWLKGCDFFTKDGMPKTPFPDCWRGSEGLYTVGFTRRGLLGTASDAVEIANDVAQLWKTNKDCRSSCNSHIILLK